From the Leptospira sp. WS60.C2 genome, one window contains:
- the rpsT gene encoding 30S ribosomal protein S20, whose product MANLKSSKKDIRRTARRKERNGEDRSELRTYARLLIKAIKTGDKKEALTVFSKLSSKLDRAAKTKLIHKKNADRKKSRMALRINAIETKAA is encoded by the coding sequence TTGGCTAATTTAAAATCATCTAAAAAAGACATTCGTAGAACCGCTCGTAGAAAGGAGCGAAATGGAGAAGATCGTAGTGAATTACGCACTTACGCTCGTCTTCTCATTAAAGCCATCAAAACTGGCGACAAAAAAGAAGCACTTACTGTTTTCTCAAAATTATCATCCAAATTGGATCGTGCTGCGAAAACTAAGCTCATCCATAAAAAAAATGCGGATCGAAAAAAATCCCGTATGGCACTCCGCATCAACGCAATCGAGACAAAAGCCGCCTAA
- the glmM gene encoding phosphoglucosamine mutase — translation MHFTKEYDLSSLMISISGVRGKIGQGFGLEEALAFSKSFATMMNGGTVVIGRDSRPSGPYLESLLTSALLASGNSVLTLGLVPTPTTKAVVNLAKANGGIMISASHNPMEWNAFKFISKKGFFFSSEENQKLLSILQAGAFAKEQISPKGYVESGEDYIDLHLSSVLKRVNVSKIKKKKFTVFVDSVGGAGSYVVPKFLQMLGCKVISHNCNPDGTFPRPPEPTAAALKKVEPFFKKSKANIGFALDPDADRLVLFTPKRGAISEEYTLPLALMNVLASSKKKSKVVVNLSTSFLNEEVASRFGGEVIRSKVGEANVVEEMIKTKAVFGGEGNGGIIDPNIPSFGRDTLSGIAHILNIMAETGKSIDELMDELPQLYMDKQSFPLAKGMSLETLYEKFQNEFAPQLISDKDGLWMYVSDSWIHIRPSNTEPIFRVITETKSKSDLESTLERVKQCVES, via the coding sequence ATGCATTTTACAAAAGAGTATGATCTGTCCTCCCTAATGATTTCGATCTCCGGTGTTCGGGGTAAAATTGGACAAGGATTTGGACTCGAAGAGGCACTTGCTTTCTCCAAATCGTTTGCGACCATGATGAACGGTGGCACTGTTGTCATTGGAAGAGACTCAAGGCCAAGTGGCCCATATTTGGAATCCTTACTCACCTCAGCATTGTTAGCTTCTGGAAATTCTGTTTTAACATTGGGTCTTGTACCTACACCTACAACAAAAGCCGTTGTGAATCTTGCTAAAGCAAATGGTGGGATTATGATTTCTGCTTCGCACAATCCCATGGAATGGAACGCATTCAAATTCATTTCTAAAAAAGGATTTTTTTTCTCTAGCGAAGAAAATCAAAAATTACTTTCCATTCTCCAAGCTGGAGCTTTTGCCAAAGAACAAATTTCTCCCAAGGGTTATGTTGAATCAGGTGAAGATTATATTGATTTGCATTTATCATCTGTTTTAAAACGAGTGAACGTATCTAAGATTAAAAAGAAAAAGTTTACCGTATTTGTCGATTCAGTCGGTGGAGCAGGTTCTTATGTTGTTCCAAAGTTTTTACAAATGTTAGGTTGTAAGGTCATATCACATAATTGTAATCCTGATGGTACATTCCCTCGGCCACCGGAACCTACAGCGGCTGCCTTAAAAAAAGTAGAACCATTCTTTAAAAAATCAAAAGCAAACATTGGTTTTGCGCTCGACCCTGATGCCGATCGATTGGTGTTATTTACACCGAAACGTGGTGCCATTTCGGAAGAGTATACTCTTCCTCTTGCCCTGATGAATGTTCTTGCTTCCTCGAAAAAAAAGTCCAAGGTTGTTGTGAATCTTTCGACTAGTTTTTTAAATGAAGAGGTCGCTTCTCGGTTTGGTGGGGAAGTGATTCGAAGTAAAGTGGGTGAAGCGAATGTTGTCGAAGAAATGATAAAGACCAAAGCTGTGTTTGGTGGAGAAGGAAATGGGGGAATCATTGATCCAAATATTCCTTCTTTTGGACGAGATACTCTCTCTGGTATTGCTCATATTCTAAACATCATGGCTGAAACTGGGAAATCCATTGATGAACTTATGGATGAATTACCGCAATTGTATATGGACAAACAGTCCTTTCCTTTGGCAAAGGGAATGTCCTTAGAAACTTTGTATGAAAAGTTTCAGAATGAATTTGCTCCTCAATTGATTTCTGATAAGGACGGGTTATGGATGTATGTTTCCGATTCTTGGATCCACATTCGCCCTTCCAATACAGAGCCAATCTTTCGTGTTATTACTGAAACAAAATCCAAGTCCGATTTAGAATCTACCTTAGAGAGGGTAAAACAATGTGTGGAATCGTAG
- the glmS gene encoding glutamine--fructose-6-phosphate transaminase (isomerizing) — translation MCGIVGYLGKREALPVIIKGLKRLEYRGYDSAGVALLNGGLEIVKKKGKVADLEAEIGTRKLDASLGIGHTRWATHGEPNDRNAHPHTSSDGNLAIIHNGIIENYGSIKKELESNGHVFKSDTDSEVLIHLIEEIKKQNKCSIEEAVRLALNEVVGAYAIVVLSKDSERSMIAARKGSPLVIGIGEGEYFVASDATPIIEYTNNVTYLNDQEIAIIKDGSLVVKNLENVTKTPFIQKLELDLEDIEKGGYPHFMLKEIFEQPKSIKDAMRGRLVSREHHLFLSGIDQYLNRFLNADRLILIGCGTSWHAGLIGEYLFEDLARIPTEVEYASEFRYRNPIVTERDVVIAVSQSGETADTLAAIELAKSKGALIFGVCNVVGSSIARASHAGAYLHAGPEIGVASTKAFTSQVTILTMMALYLGLKKGSISLSDYQTLLLELDSIPDKVAKILTKDEEIRNISEHFYRASNFLYLGRGFNFPVALEGALKLKEISYIHAEGYPAAEMKHGPIALIDEDMPVVFIATKDGSYEKVISNIQEVKARKGKVIAVVTEGDTEIKGMSDFTFEIPKTADALVPLLAVIPLQLLSYHIAILRGCNVDQPRNLAKSVTVE, via the coding sequence ATGTGTGGAATCGTAGGTTATTTAGGAAAAAGAGAAGCTCTTCCTGTCATCATCAAAGGTCTCAAACGATTAGAATACCGTGGTTATGACAGTGCCGGTGTTGCTCTGTTAAACGGTGGGTTGGAGATTGTTAAAAAGAAAGGAAAAGTTGCCGATTTAGAAGCAGAAATTGGAACGAGAAAATTAGATGCCAGCCTTGGCATTGGACACACTCGTTGGGCAACCCATGGTGAACCCAATGATCGTAACGCACACCCTCATACAAGTTCAGATGGAAATCTTGCCATCATCCACAATGGGATTATAGAAAACTATGGATCGATCAAAAAAGAATTAGAGAGTAATGGTCATGTTTTTAAGTCCGATACAGATTCTGAAGTTCTCATTCATTTAATTGAGGAAATCAAAAAACAAAATAAATGTTCCATTGAAGAAGCAGTACGTCTCGCATTAAATGAAGTAGTTGGTGCTTATGCGATTGTAGTACTTTCGAAAGATAGTGAAAGAAGTATGATTGCCGCAAGAAAAGGTTCTCCTCTTGTGATTGGAATTGGGGAAGGGGAGTATTTTGTTGCCTCTGATGCTACACCTATCATTGAATATACGAACAACGTTACATATCTCAATGACCAAGAGATTGCCATCATCAAAGATGGAAGTCTCGTGGTAAAAAACTTAGAGAATGTAACCAAAACTCCTTTCATTCAAAAATTAGAATTGGATTTGGAAGACATAGAGAAGGGTGGATATCCACACTTTATGCTAAAGGAGATTTTTGAACAACCTAAGTCCATCAAAGATGCAATGCGTGGTCGATTGGTATCCCGAGAGCACCATTTGTTTTTAAGTGGGATTGACCAATACTTAAATAGATTTCTAAATGCAGACCGTTTGATTTTGATTGGATGTGGTACCTCTTGGCATGCTGGCCTTATCGGTGAATATCTCTTTGAAGATCTTGCAAGAATTCCTACAGAAGTGGAATACGCATCCGAATTTCGTTATCGCAATCCAATTGTGACTGAACGAGATGTGGTGATCGCAGTCTCTCAATCTGGAGAAACAGCAGATACACTCGCGGCGATTGAACTTGCAAAGTCGAAAGGTGCATTGATTTTTGGGGTTTGTAATGTGGTTGGTTCTTCCATTGCTCGTGCTTCGCATGCAGGTGCTTATCTTCATGCAGGACCAGAGATAGGTGTTGCATCCACCAAAGCATTTACTTCGCAAGTTACTATTCTTACGATGATGGCTTTGTATTTAGGTTTGAAGAAAGGTTCGATTTCCTTATCAGACTATCAAACTTTATTATTAGAACTTGATTCTATCCCTGATAAAGTTGCAAAAATTTTGACCAAAGATGAAGAGATTCGTAACATCTCTGAACATTTTTACCGTGCATCTAACTTCCTTTATTTGGGACGTGGTTTTAATTTCCCTGTGGCTTTGGAAGGTGCATTAAAATTAAAAGAAATTTCTTACATCCATGCGGAAGGTTACCCTGCTGCGGAAATGAAACATGGTCCTATTGCCTTAATTGATGAAGATATGCCGGTGGTTTTCATTGCCACAAAAGACGGCTCTTATGAGAAGGTGATCTCCAATATCCAAGAAGTGAAAGCAAGAAAAGGAAAGGTGATTGCAGTCGTAACAGAAGGTGATACTGAAATCAAAGGTATGTCAGATTTCACATTTGAAATTCCAAAAACGGCAGATGCTCTTGTTCCATTGCTTGCAGTGATTCCTTTGCAATTATTGTCTTACCACATAGCAATTCTTAGGGGATGTAATGTGGACCAACCGAGAAACTTGGCAAAATCAGTAACGGTGGAGTGA
- a CDS encoding GlmU family protein produces MNLLLDDSKRNPALDPLSRFHSFFEWNLGGLTLLEKLERKYPGAKIFYKGPNKDFETLIFNRYPHVYPATLESYDSIYSSDSFLPWELLGTVTSIIEETLTIEKEWKRFRQKYKAKQSGFHIVGKDKHLYIHSGATVYPGVVFDTTHGPILIEDGVKISSFSFLEGPLFVGKNCQIDNARITGGTLIGNQCRIGGEVENSILLDFTNKHHEGFLGHSFVSSWVNLGALSTTSDLKNNYGIVKLKVGDSIVNTGTIKFGSVIGPFTKLAIGVMANTGTVFDIACNIVESRIQGFVPAFTWVKPGGRYRLEEFLFDTKKIMARRGMNLFEFEEHYLRKLYGSFSE; encoded by the coding sequence GTGAATCTCTTATTAGATGATTCAAAACGAAATCCTGCCTTAGATCCGCTTTCCAGATTTCATTCTTTTTTTGAGTGGAATTTGGGTGGTTTGACATTGCTTGAGAAGTTAGAAAGAAAATACCCTGGTGCTAAAATTTTTTACAAGGGACCAAACAAGGATTTTGAAACTTTAATTTTTAATCGATACCCTCATGTATATCCAGCGACGTTAGAATCCTATGATTCCATTTATAGTTCGGATTCATTTTTACCTTGGGAATTACTTGGGACTGTGACTTCCATCATTGAAGAGACTCTTACGATCGAAAAAGAATGGAAACGCTTTCGCCAAAAATACAAAGCAAAACAATCTGGCTTTCATATTGTAGGTAAGGACAAACACCTTTACATTCACTCGGGTGCGACCGTTTATCCAGGGGTTGTTTTTGATACCACGCATGGTCCTATCCTCATAGAAGATGGAGTCAAAATCTCTTCTTTTAGTTTTTTAGAGGGTCCTTTGTTTGTTGGTAAAAATTGTCAAATCGACAATGCCAGAATCACAGGTGGGACTCTCATTGGAAACCAATGCCGTATTGGTGGTGAAGTGGAGAATTCGATTCTCTTGGATTTTACCAACAAACACCATGAAGGATTTTTAGGTCATAGTTTTGTTTCCAGTTGGGTCAATTTAGGTGCTTTATCTACGACAAGTGATTTAAAAAATAATTATGGCATCGTAAAACTAAAAGTAGGTGATTCCATCGTTAATACGGGAACGATCAAATTTGGTTCTGTCATTGGTCCCTTTACTAAATTAGCTATTGGTGTGATGGCAAATACTGGTACTGTATTTGATATTGCCTGTAACATCGTTGAGTCGCGAATTCAAGGATTTGTGCCAGCTTTTACTTGGGTGAAACCAGGTGGTCGTTACCGCTTGGAAGAGTTTTTGTTTGATACTAAAAAAATCATGGCTCGCAGAGGCATGAATTTGTTTGAATTCGAAGAACATTATTTGAGAAAATTGTACGGATCGTTTTCGGAGTAA
- a CDS encoding alpha/beta fold hydrolase — protein MTPSLQAHINSGKSVVIDGLSFFYIEEGKGDEIILLLPGFLTTSYNYRKLVELLSTHYRVIALDFLGTGFSGRPDGPLSHRLQAHYLSPFLEKVVGDKKVHVVAFDYALPILCFTFKEHANQFKSLSILGGFMNLPKFRFYFPLHLLRLPVLGEIFSFLFRPPLLRFFYKWFLVKKTHHFTSEWEKTMYHLLFEGKNRKNTLEFIRNVDRSTHALREIEEGAKQFVGLRQIYLGEEDFRISPKQTEYMKETLRTSSLVFLPCKHLAMEECPTVVYEKLHYFVDSFSHKKTKTFHFNKQNKD, from the coding sequence ATGACACCTAGTTTGCAAGCGCATATCAATTCAGGAAAATCAGTCGTCATCGATGGGCTAAGTTTTTTTTATATCGAAGAAGGCAAAGGTGACGAGATCATTTTACTGTTACCTGGATTTTTGACAACATCATATAATTATCGTAAGTTGGTTGAGCTTTTATCCACTCATTATCGAGTCATTGCCCTTGATTTTTTGGGAACTGGATTTAGTGGAAGGCCTGATGGACCCCTGTCTCACAGATTACAAGCCCATTATCTATCTCCATTTTTAGAAAAAGTTGTAGGGGATAAAAAAGTTCATGTTGTTGCTTTTGATTATGCATTACCGATTTTATGTTTCACGTTCAAGGAACATGCTAATCAATTTAAGTCGCTTTCGATTTTGGGTGGTTTTATGAACTTACCCAAGTTTCGATTTTACTTTCCATTGCATCTTTTACGTTTGCCTGTACTTGGTGAAATATTCTCTTTTTTGTTTCGTCCACCTTTACTTCGTTTCTTTTACAAATGGTTTTTAGTTAAAAAAACGCACCATTTTACAAGTGAGTGGGAGAAGACCATGTATCACTTGTTATTTGAGGGAAAGAATCGCAAGAATACACTAGAATTCATTCGAAATGTGGATCGTTCCACGCATGCCCTGCGTGAAATTGAAGAAGGTGCCAAACAATTTGTAGGGTTACGGCAGATTTATTTGGGAGAAGAAGATTTTCGTATCTCGCCTAAACAAACGGAATATATGAAAGAAACTTTGCGCACTAGTAGCCTTGTTTTTTTACCATGTAAACATTTGGCGATGGAAGAATGTCCTACAGTTGTTTATGAAAAACTTCATTACTTTGTAGATAGTTTTTCTCATAAGAAGACCAAAACATTCCACTTTAACAAACAAAATAAGGACTAG
- a CDS encoding carboxyl transferase domain-containing protein — translation MERLISKINPLSSDFIANRTTYLETLVPIRKTIEQVKLGGGKKALEKHKSRGKLTARERIAELIDADTEFMEICGLAAEGVYADPVPSAGIITGIGKVEGVDCMIVANDATVKGGTYYPLTVKKHIRAQEIAENNSLPCIYLVDSGGAFLPMQDEVFPDKDHFGKIFFNQARMSAKGISQIAVVMGSCTAGGAYIPAMSDESVIVKGNGTIFLGGPPLVKAATGEVVTGEELGGADVHCRISGVTDHYAEDDFHALEITRSIIKNLNVKNQTLPKDTEEPLYPSEEIYGIIERDSRKSYDPREIIARLVDGSRFHEFKKLYATTIVTGFAEIYGYPVGIIANHGVLFSESALKSSHFIELCDQRRIPLLFLQNITGFMVGKKYENNGIARDGAKMVNAVSTTTVPKLTVVTGGSYGAGNYGMCGRAFAPEFLWMWPNSRISVMGGEQAANVLWTVKKDQKEAAGETIQPEEEITFKKPILDDYEKKSSAVYSSARLWDDGIIDPADTRKILGRALSILSRRNEERKPFGVFRM, via the coding sequence ATGGAAAGACTGATCTCTAAAATTAACCCACTTTCTTCCGATTTCATTGCCAATCGGACAACATACTTAGAAACATTAGTCCCCATCCGCAAAACCATTGAGCAAGTTAAGTTAGGTGGCGGAAAAAAAGCTTTAGAGAAACACAAGTCTCGTGGCAAACTCACAGCAAGAGAGAGAATTGCCGAACTCATTGATGCCGATACCGAATTTATGGAAATCTGTGGCCTTGCGGCAGAAGGTGTTTATGCAGATCCTGTTCCATCAGCAGGGATCATCACAGGTATTGGCAAAGTAGAAGGTGTTGATTGTATGATTGTTGCCAATGATGCAACTGTTAAAGGTGGAACCTACTATCCTTTAACCGTTAAAAAACACATTCGTGCCCAAGAAATTGCCGAAAACAATTCCCTTCCTTGTATTTATTTGGTAGATTCAGGTGGAGCTTTTTTGCCCATGCAGGATGAAGTATTCCCAGACAAAGATCATTTTGGTAAAATCTTTTTTAACCAAGCAAGAATGAGTGCAAAGGGCATATCGCAAATAGCGGTTGTTATGGGATCATGTACGGCCGGTGGTGCTTATATTCCGGCTATGTCAGATGAATCTGTCATAGTAAAAGGCAACGGGACTATCTTTTTAGGTGGTCCACCACTTGTGAAAGCCGCAACAGGTGAAGTGGTTACAGGAGAAGAGTTAGGTGGAGCTGACGTTCATTGTCGTATTTCTGGTGTTACGGATCATTATGCAGAAGATGATTTCCATGCACTTGAAATCACAAGATCCATCATTAAGAATTTAAATGTAAAAAATCAAACGCTTCCAAAGGATACAGAAGAGCCTTTGTATCCGTCGGAAGAAATTTATGGAATCATCGAACGTGATTCCAGAAAATCGTATGATCCAAGAGAAATAATCGCCCGATTGGTGGATGGATCAAGGTTTCATGAATTCAAAAAACTGTATGCCACCACCATTGTGACTGGATTTGCTGAAATTTATGGATACCCTGTTGGTATCATCGCCAATCATGGAGTTTTATTTTCTGAATCAGCCCTGAAATCATCCCATTTTATTGAGCTTTGTGACCAACGCAGGATTCCACTTCTTTTCCTTCAAAACATTACAGGTTTTATGGTGGGGAAAAAATACGAAAACAATGGAATTGCACGTGATGGTGCCAAGATGGTGAATGCGGTTTCTACAACGACAGTTCCCAAGTTAACTGTTGTTACGGGAGGCTCCTATGGAGCTGGGAATTATGGAATGTGTGGCCGTGCCTTTGCTCCTGAATTTTTGTGGATGTGGCCAAACTCACGTATCTCGGTGATGGGTGGAGAACAAGCGGCCAATGTGCTTTGGACGGTCAAAAAAGACCAAAAGGAAGCGGCGGGCGAAACCATCCAACCGGAAGAAGAAATCACATTTAAAAAACCAATTCTGGATGATTATGAAAAAAAATCGTCTGCTGTGTATAGTTCCGCAAGGTTGTGGGATGATGGCATCATTGATCCTGCCGATACGAGAAAAATTTTAGGCAGAGCTCTCTCTATTTTGAGTCGAAGGAATGAAGAAAGAAAACCATTTGGTGTCTTTCGGATGTAA
- a CDS encoding STAS domain-containing protein codes for MLIQESVSKQVVIITIEGEVDLYNAKDLKDILDDKMRKHQYEIVVNLEKVPFMDSSGIGTLVTAMYKLKKYQGNLKVCSVHGSVAKVFKMTGMETHLEVFDSQEKAVQSLVDERNSHTD; via the coding sequence ATGCTCATCCAAGAATCTGTTTCAAAGCAAGTTGTGATCATTACCATTGAAGGTGAAGTCGACTTGTACAATGCGAAAGATTTGAAAGACATTTTGGATGACAAAATGCGCAAGCACCAATACGAGATTGTGGTCAATTTAGAGAAGGTTCCGTTTATGGACAGTTCTGGAATTGGAACCCTTGTGACTGCTATGTACAAACTAAAAAAATACCAAGGGAATCTAAAAGTTTGTAGTGTACACGGCTCCGTTGCTAAGGTTTTTAAAATGACTGGAATGGAAACCCATCTAGAAGTTTTTGACTCGCAAGAAAAAGCCGTCCAATCGCTGGTCGATGAAAGAAATTCGCATACCGATTGA
- a CDS encoding DJ-1 family glyoxalase III, whose amino-acid sequence MATRVLIPLYPGFEEMEAIILIDVLRRGNVEVVSASPTKEPVIASRNTIHLADRILSEIDPNHFDAIVLPGGLNGTKNLMASQEIKTFLHSFHSAKKQIGAICAAPAVLRTFNILTGEDPYTAFPSTEDLAKGAGGKYTGKRIESFHHIHTSVGPGSAFEFALYLLELWEGKEVMQKVKQGLQLRKED is encoded by the coding sequence ATGGCAACACGAGTTTTGATTCCACTCTATCCTGGTTTTGAGGAAATGGAAGCCATCATTCTCATTGATGTCTTACGACGAGGAAATGTTGAAGTGGTTTCTGCAAGCCCTACAAAAGAACCAGTCATTGCCTCACGAAATACCATCCACCTAGCAGACAGAATCCTTTCGGAAATTGATCCAAACCATTTTGATGCGATTGTGTTGCCAGGTGGCCTCAATGGAACCAAAAACTTGATGGCTTCCCAAGAGATAAAGACCTTCTTACATTCCTTTCATTCGGCAAAAAAACAGATTGGTGCGATTTGTGCCGCTCCAGCCGTGTTACGTACATTCAATATCCTTACAGGTGAAGATCCATACACAGCATTCCCATCTACTGAGGATTTAGCAAAAGGTGCTGGCGGTAAGTATACGGGAAAACGAATTGAATCCTTTCATCACATCCACACAAGTGTAGGACCTGGATCTGCATTTGAATTTGCACTGTATCTTTTAGAACTGTGGGAGGGCAAAGAGGTGATGCAAAAAGTAAAACAAGGATTACAACTGCGGAAGGAAGACTAG
- a CDS encoding trypsin-like peptidase domain-containing protein codes for MTEKKTNPLRYLAIAFSFLLLGTFLSPILTCGNSTENPLQLKADGGEKLSPAQTQAIALEDAFQEVFDRVSPSVVSIATEGTVNVPLHPFEYFFGRQDPRRGSRQQKLSGLGSGIVLNEDGYIMTNHHVIQNMDKFTVKLKNKKEFEAKLIGSDATADIAILKISAPKGTLTPSLIGDSNKVRVGNWAIAIGAPLGLEQSFTVGVVSAIQRGGLDTSGLSYIQTDAAINQGNSGGPLLNIRGEVVGINRMIVSQSGGSEGIGFAIPINEARRVAEEIKTNGKVTRAWIGAGVDNIAEEDIRQFQLKDNKGAIVRQIVKGSPADKAGLNLNDVIISFDGKPVRSPEELVSHVLASTIGKRIELKIIRNKNEILTSITPEKKPN; via the coding sequence ATGACTGAGAAAAAAACGAATCCGTTACGATACCTTGCCATTGCCTTCAGTTTTTTATTATTAGGGACATTTTTGTCTCCCATTCTAACATGCGGAAACTCTACAGAGAATCCACTGCAACTCAAAGCAGATGGAGGCGAAAAACTTTCCCCAGCACAAACCCAAGCCATTGCCTTAGAAGATGCCTTCCAAGAAGTGTTTGATCGCGTTTCTCCCAGTGTGGTTTCCATTGCCACTGAAGGAACGGTGAATGTGCCATTACATCCCTTCGAATATTTTTTTGGAAGACAAGACCCAAGAAGAGGATCTCGCCAACAAAAACTTTCGGGACTTGGTTCGGGGATTGTATTGAACGAAGATGGATACATCATGACGAACCACCATGTAATCCAAAACATGGACAAGTTCACAGTCAAACTGAAGAACAAAAAAGAGTTCGAAGCGAAACTGATCGGTTCCGATGCCACAGCCGACATTGCCATTTTAAAAATCAGTGCTCCCAAAGGAACTCTCACTCCTAGTTTGATTGGTGATTCCAATAAAGTCAGAGTAGGGAACTGGGCGATTGCAATTGGTGCTCCTCTTGGACTCGAACAATCGTTTACTGTAGGAGTTGTGTCTGCCATCCAAAGGGGTGGTCTTGATACCTCTGGGCTTTCATACATTCAAACTGATGCGGCCATCAACCAAGGAAATAGTGGAGGACCACTCCTCAACATTCGTGGAGAAGTTGTGGGAATCAATCGTATGATTGTGAGCCAATCAGGTGGATCAGAAGGAATTGGATTTGCGATTCCTATCAATGAAGCGCGCCGTGTCGCAGAAGAAATCAAAACCAATGGAAAAGTGACTCGCGCTTGGATTGGAGCTGGTGTGGATAACATTGCCGAAGAAGACATTCGCCAATTCCAATTGAAAGACAACAAAGGAGCCATTGTCCGTCAAATCGTGAAAGGATCTCCCGCAGACAAAGCAGGGCTCAATTTGAATGATGTGATCATTAGCTTCGACGGCAAACCAGTGCGTTCTCCAGAAGAACTCGTAAGCCACGTGCTCGCGTCCACGATTGGAAAACGAATCGAACTAAAAATCATTCGAAATAAAAATGAAATCTTGACGTCCATCACTCCAGAGAAGAAACCCAATTGA
- the ruvB gene encoding Holliday junction branch migration DNA helicase RuvB, translated as MSLREDWLQAGEEEPNLRPTKLSDFIGQKEVLANLSVYVEAARKRKSPLDHVLISGPPGLGKTTLANIIANELAVAFTPTSAPAISKGADLVRFLTLLKTNEVLFIDEIHGFIKKQEELLYPAMENFFVDLVVGEGVTANALQIQLQPFTLVGATTRSGLVSDPLKSRFGIHLKLDFYTDEEMQIIVDRSARLLGVELGEGVAMEVGKRSRKTPRIANHLLKRVRDFAEVNNETSVSLKTCRYAFDRMGVDHLGLDAVDRQILDILISRYGGGPVGIKPIAVVLGEEERTIEDTYEPFLVRVGLIDRTPQGRVATKKAYEHLGLPYLGNTGENRENGPTLF; from the coding sequence GTGAGTTTACGAGAAGATTGGCTGCAGGCGGGCGAAGAGGAACCAAACCTTCGCCCCACAAAACTGTCTGACTTCATTGGACAAAAAGAGGTTCTAGCCAATCTCTCGGTCTATGTCGAAGCGGCACGCAAACGAAAAAGCCCTCTCGACCATGTCCTCATTTCGGGCCCCCCTGGCCTTGGGAAAACCACCCTTGCCAATATCATTGCCAATGAACTGGCTGTGGCGTTTACGCCAACATCAGCCCCTGCTATTTCCAAAGGAGCAGATCTCGTTCGGTTTCTTACCCTTCTCAAAACAAACGAAGTTCTCTTCATCGATGAAATCCATGGTTTTATCAAAAAACAGGAAGAACTTCTGTATCCTGCGATGGAAAACTTTTTTGTGGATTTGGTCGTGGGCGAGGGTGTCACTGCCAATGCCTTACAGATCCAACTGCAACCGTTCACCTTAGTGGGGGCCACAACCAGATCGGGACTTGTGAGTGATCCACTCAAATCTCGATTTGGCATCCATCTCAAATTGGATTTTTACACGGATGAAGAGATGCAAATCATTGTGGATCGTTCTGCCAGATTACTAGGTGTGGAACTGGGGGAAGGTGTGGCGATGGAAGTGGGAAAACGAAGTCGCAAAACACCGAGAATTGCCAACCATCTATTAAAACGCGTACGTGATTTTGCAGAAGTTAACAACGAAACGTCCGTTAGTTTAAAAACATGTCGTTACGCCTTTGACCGAATGGGAGTCGATCATTTGGGTCTTGATGCTGTCGATCGTCAAATTTTGGACATTCTCATCTCCCGTTATGGCGGTGGACCCGTGGGCATCAAACCGATTGCGGTTGTTTTGGGTGAGGAAGAACGAACGATCGAGGATACATACGAACCATTCCTTGTCCGTGTGGGTCTCATTGACCGTACCCCACAAGGCCGAGTGGCTACGAAAAAAGCTTACGAACATTTAGGACTTCCGTATCTTGGAAATACGGGAGAAAATCGTGAAAATGGCCCCACTCTCTTTTGA